In Halarcobacter bivalviorum, a genomic segment contains:
- a CDS encoding zinc ribbon domain-containing protein YjdM, whose amino-acid sequence MEQLPNCPKCNSEYTYEDGSLFICPECAHEWSKDASQTEDEDTLVVKDANGTILQDGDDVTVIKDLKVKGSSSGIKVGTKVKGIRLVEGNDGHNIDCKIPGVGAIKLKQEFVKKS is encoded by the coding sequence ATGGAGCAATTACCAAATTGTCCTAAGTGTAATAGTGAATACACATATGAAGATGGAAGTCTATTTATTTGTCCAGAGTGTGCACACGAATGGTCAAAAGATGCAAGTCAAACAGAAGATGAAGATACTTTAGTAGTAAAAGATGCAAATGGTACGATTTTACAAGATGGAGATGATGTAACTGTTATCAAAGATTTAAAAGTAAAAGGAAGCTCTTCTGGTATTAAAGTAGGTACAAAAGTAAAAGGTATCAGACTTGTAGAAGGAAATGATGGTCACAATATTGACTGTAAAATCCCTGGTGTAGGTGCTATTAAATTAAAACAAGAATTTGTAAAAAAATCTTAA
- a CDS encoding SLC13 family permease, whose product MIKNIAFICIPLFLYFILNSFIGETKDLILITLILSTIAYWATNIIPLYFSSLIFLFTCLVFALSPKEIIFSGFSSSAFWLVFSGMLIATAIKNVNLNNRFSNFFSIIKNISYLKLLIYISIFSVAFSFLMPSSVVRVVLLVPLAITIAKALGFEENDKGYIGILLTFILCTSIPAFTVLPANVPNMILGGLTKEIYDFELLFSHYLLSNFFVLGFLKNIIIVVLIYLFFKDEIKHNKLEKENSSFSKNEKVVMITLSIMLLFWLTDFIHKISPSVIAMIGVLFLAYPSINIIKSKDINSINFSSLIFVAAIISLGSIVANNEFIKESLLSIINLYTPSEYELFDYIKITTLMSLSGVIITQPTIPAIFTPMAEHLSSISSFSLNEIFMMQVAAFSNVYFPFQAPPLAVGLALSGMKQKHMLKVVLVLAIISIVFLYPLEFYWMKFIA is encoded by the coding sequence ATGATAAAAAATATTGCTTTTATTTGTATTCCCTTATTTTTATATTTTATTTTAAATAGTTTTATTGGGGAAACAAAAGATTTAATACTAATTACTTTGATTCTTTCTACTATTGCTTATTGGGCAACAAACATAATACCTTTGTATTTTTCATCACTTATATTTTTATTTACTTGTTTAGTATTTGCACTAAGCCCTAAAGAGATAATTTTTTCTGGTTTCTCTTCTTCTGCTTTTTGGTTAGTTTTTTCTGGTATGTTAATTGCAACAGCAATAAAAAATGTAAACCTAAACAATAGATTCTCTAACTTCTTTTCTATAATCAAGAATATTAGCTATCTAAAGCTTCTTATTTATATTTCTATATTCAGTGTGGCATTTAGCTTTTTGATGCCTTCTAGTGTAGTTAGAGTTGTTTTATTAGTACCGTTAGCTATTACTATTGCAAAAGCTTTAGGCTTTGAAGAAAACGACAAAGGATATATTGGAATACTGCTTACTTTTATACTTTGTACTTCTATTCCAGCCTTTACTGTTTTACCTGCAAATGTCCCAAATATGATATTAGGTGGACTTACAAAAGAGATTTATGATTTTGAGCTTTTATTTTCTCACTATTTATTATCAAACTTCTTTGTTTTAGGTTTTTTAAAAAACATTATAATTGTTGTTTTAATATACCTATTTTTCAAAGATGAAATAAAACATAACAAACTAGAAAAAGAGAATAGTTCTTTTAGTAAAAATGAAAAAGTAGTTATGATAACTTTATCTATCATGCTTCTATTTTGGTTGACTGATTTTATTCATAAAATCTCACCTAGTGTGATAGCTATGATTGGAGTTTTATTTTTAGCATATCCAAGTATAAATATCATTAAAAGCAAAGATATAAATAGTATTAACTTCTCTTCATTGATTTTTGTAGCTGCTATTATTAGTCTTGGAAGTATAGTTGCAAATAATGAGTTTATAAAAGAGAGTTTACTTAGTATCATAAACCTATACACACCATCAGAATATGAGTTGTTTGACTATATAAAAATCACTACCTTGATGTCTTTAAGTGGGGTTATTATCACGCAACCAACTATTCCAGCTATTTTTACTCCAATGGCAGAACACCTAAGTAGTATAAGTAGCTTTTCATTAAATGAAATCTTTATGATGCAAGTTGCTGCTTTTTCTAATGTTTATTTTCCATTTCAAGCTCCACCTTTAGCAGTTGGACTTGCTTTATCTGGTATGAAACAAAAACATATGTTAAAAGTAGTACTTGTGTTAGCTATTATCTCTATTGTGTTTTTATATCCTTTAGAGTTTTATTGGATGAAATTTATAGCTTAA
- a CDS encoding PLP-dependent aminotransferase family protein has protein sequence MYKLQKSSTALYIQLYTQIKEDIKNNILASGVKLPSIRKMSNDYKISKTTVESAYSQLYAEGYIESLPQSGYFVSKDIVQNFNTQEIKEEKPLVSKEYKYNFYQARHSKDIFPKKLWAKLHNKVINSINFGSYPNKQGTLGLRKELAKYLSTSRALICEEEQIIICSGFSDSMFIIATILKEFSSSIAIEYPGYKVVERVFKLQNYSIDNIAILKEGIDLKSLEKSNNKLLYVTPSHQYPTGITIPISNRIKLISWAMKNNAYIIEDDYDSELSYNNRPIPSLQGINNNQRVIYSGTFSKALSPALRVSYIVLPKELVSIYKEIFQFSYSGVPLDTQKTLEVFMKEGHWEKHIRKMRTLNKRKHDLMKKAIKSYLKNSVKIVREGSGLALLIKACVEIDWEKLNRLLEEESIKIYSTKSDSTLDDNTIYLGFGCFKEEEILKAVEAFSKVWYKSILTS, from the coding sequence ATGTACAAACTTCAAAAATCTTCTACTGCTTTATATATACAGTTATATACTCAAATAAAAGAGGATATAAAAAATAATATCTTAGCTTCAGGGGTAAAACTTCCTTCTATAAGAAAGATGTCAAATGATTATAAAATAAGTAAAACAACTGTTGAATCTGCTTATAGTCAATTATATGCCGAAGGGTATATAGAGAGTCTTCCTCAAAGTGGTTATTTTGTAAGTAAAGATATTGTACAAAACTTTAATACCCAAGAGATAAAAGAAGAGAAACCACTAGTTTCTAAAGAGTATAAATATAATTTCTATCAAGCAAGGCATAGCAAAGATATTTTTCCTAAAAAGCTTTGGGCTAAATTGCATAATAAAGTTATTAACTCTATTAACTTTGGTTCTTATCCAAATAAACAAGGAACATTAGGACTTAGAAAAGAGCTTGCAAAATATCTTTCAACTTCAAGAGCTTTAATTTGTGAGGAAGAGCAGATTATTATTTGTAGTGGCTTTTCTGATTCTATGTTTATTATAGCTACTATATTAAAAGAGTTTAGTTCTTCTATTGCTATTGAGTATCCAGGATATAAGGTTGTAGAAAGAGTTTTTAAACTACAAAACTATAGTATAGATAATATAGCTATTTTAAAAGAAGGGATTGATTTAAAAAGCTTAGAAAAAAGTAACAATAAACTTCTATATGTAACTCCTTCACATCAATATCCTACTGGTATAACAATACCTATCTCAAATAGAATAAAACTAATATCTTGGGCAATGAAAAACAATGCTTATATTATAGAAGATGATTATGATAGTGAGCTAAGTTATAACAATAGACCTATTCCTTCTTTACAAGGAATAAACAATAATCAAAGGGTAATCTACTCAGGTACATTTTCAAAAGCTTTATCTCCTGCACTTAGAGTAAGTTATATAGTTCTTCCTAAAGAATTGGTATCTATATATAAAGAGATTTTTCAATTCTCTTATTCAGGAGTACCTTTAGATACACAAAAAACTTTAGAAGTTTTTATGAAAGAAGGTCATTGGGAAAAACATATAAGAAAGATGAGAACTTTAAATAAAAGAAAACATGACCTAATGAAAAAAGCCATAAAGAGTTATCTAAAAAATAGTGTCAAAATAGTTAGAGAAGGTAGTGGTTTAGCTCTTTTGATTAAAGCTTGTGTAGAAATAGATTGGGAAAAACTAAATAGACTTTTAGAAGAGGAGTCTATTAAGATATACTCAACAAAGAGTGATTCAACTTTGGATGATAATACTATTTATTTAGGTTTTGGCTGCTTTAAGGAGGAGGAAATCCTTAAAGCAGTAGAAGCCTTCTCTAAAGTCTGGTATAAATCAATTCTTACTTCTTAA
- a CDS encoding YbhB/YbcL family Raf kinase inhibitor-like protein has product MRKILFAISFIALSLFAENFTLKSSSLKGQLTKAQEFNGFGCSGENISPDLSWENAPKETKSFAVTVYDPDAPTGSGWWHWVVFDIPKDKFSLEKGFGSKEDKKIIQSVTNYGKTGFGGACPPKGDKAHRYIFTVYALDTDKLGLDKNTNPAIVGYYLNAHALAKASLISYYKK; this is encoded by the coding sequence ATGAGAAAAATATTGTTTGCTATATCTTTTATAGCTCTTAGTCTATTTGCAGAAAACTTCACTTTAAAAAGTAGTTCTTTAAAGGGACAACTAACAAAAGCCCAAGAATTTAACGGTTTTGGTTGTAGTGGTGAAAATATTTCACCTGATTTATCTTGGGAGAATGCTCCAAAAGAAACAAAATCTTTTGCTGTTACAGTTTATGACCCAGATGCTCCTACTGGTTCTGGTTGGTGGCATTGGGTAGTATTTGATATTCCCAAAGATAAATTTAGTTTAGAAAAAGGCTTTGGTTCTAAAGAAGATAAAAAGATAATTCAAAGTGTTACGAACTATGGTAAAACTGGTTTTGGTGGAGCTTGTCCTCCAAAAGGTGATAAAGCACATAGATATATTTTTACAGTATATGCTTTAGATACTGATAAACTAGGATTAGATAAAAATACAAACCCTGCAATTGTAGGTTACTATTTAAATGCTCATGCTCTAGCAAAAGCTTCTTTAATCTCTTACTATAAAAAATAA
- a CDS encoding helix-hairpin-helix domain-containing protein has product MAFSKDEKEMLLKVKFVGETVISRFEQIGIDSLETLSKSSVEEITDIVSDILGSSCWKNSPQARKAVQNAINFAKEYQNKYE; this is encoded by the coding sequence GTGGCATTTTCAAAAGATGAAAAAGAGATGTTATTAAAAGTAAAGTTTGTAGGAGAAACTGTTATTTCAAGGTTTGAGCAAATTGGAATTGATTCTTTAGAAACTTTGAGTAAAAGTAGTGTAGAAGAGATTACAGATATTGTTTCAGATATTTTGGGAAGTAGTTGTTGGAAAAATTCTCCCCAAGCTAGAAAAGCTGTTCAAAATGCAATAAATTTCGCAAAAGAGTACCAAAATAAATATGAATAA
- a CDS encoding aldo/keto reductase family protein gives MPNMIYGTAWKQEDTASLVEEALLCGFKAIDTACQPKHYREDLVGVGLENAIKKGIKREEIFLQTKFTPLSGQDRANMPYEVSDDILIQLEKSFYKSKQNLKVDFIDSYLIHSPFAPLEDLIKVYRTMEEFVTSKEVGQIGISNCYDINLLSYLYDIAKVKPRVIQNRFYAQSDYDKEIREFARQKGIMYQCFWSLTANPHLLKLDEVQTLAKNYKRTVPQIFYKFLNHLGITPLNGTTSKTHMLEDLDIKNFSLEEDEVNSILRYL, from the coding sequence ATGCCAAATATGATTTATGGAACAGCTTGGAAACAAGAAGATACAGCTTCTTTAGTTGAAGAGGCTCTTTTATGTGGTTTCAAAGCTATAGATACTGCTTGTCAACCAAAACACTATAGAGAAGATTTAGTTGGAGTAGGTTTAGAAAATGCTATAAAAAAAGGTATAAAAAGAGAAGAGATATTTCTTCAAACAAAATTCACTCCACTAAGTGGGCAAGATAGAGCTAATATGCCCTATGAAGTTAGCGATGATATTTTAATTCAACTTGAAAAATCTTTTTATAAATCAAAACAAAATCTAAAAGTAGATTTTATTGATTCTTATCTTATTCATTCTCCTTTTGCTCCTTTAGAAGACTTAATAAAAGTATATAGAACTATGGAAGAGTTTGTAACTTCAAAAGAGGTGGGACAAATAGGTATTTCAAACTGTTATGATATAAATTTACTCTCATATCTTTATGATATTGCAAAAGTAAAACCAAGGGTAATACAAAATAGATTTTATGCCCAAAGTGATTATGATAAAGAAATAAGAGAGTTTGCAAGACAAAAAGGTATTATGTATCAATGTTTTTGGTCATTAACTGCAAATCCTCATTTACTAAAACTTGATGAGGTACAAACATTAGCAAAAAACTATAAAAGAACAGTTCCTCAAATTTTTTATAAGTTTTTAAACCATTTAGGAATAACTCCACTTAATGGAACTACTTCTAAAACTCATATGCTTGAAGACTTAGATATTAAGAACTTCTCCTTAGAAGAAGATGAGGTAAACTCAATACTTCGCTATTTATAA
- a CDS encoding DMT family transporter yields MSKELNSHLIILFATFLVAGSFIVSQKLSGIIDPISITLLRFVIASVILAPIVLLNKEFRKLITFTFKRAMIISFFYSLYFIGLFKSLEYTTALNTGTLFTLVPLLTAIFSIFVFKQRIPTKQYLVYFLGIVGTCIVVFKGELELFLSLSLNRGDFLFIASIVCMALYSVCAKYFHKEEDKLVVLVFLTLVGGSIWMSIALIAFDIPLEWNKINSSQFLSMAYLSIAATLVTSYLYQKGTIHLGPKKVMSYVYLNPAAIAILLMVFEFRFINIWMVLGIVISSFATVILLRSKN; encoded by the coding sequence ATGTCAAAAGAATTAAATTCACATCTTATTATTTTGTTTGCAACTTTTTTAGTTGCTGGTTCATTTATCGTATCTCAAAAGTTATCTGGAATAATTGACCCTATTTCAATTACTCTTCTTAGATTTGTGATTGCTTCAGTTATTTTAGCTCCAATTGTTTTATTGAATAAAGAGTTTAGAAAACTAATAACATTTACTTTTAAAAGAGCTATGATTATTAGCTTTTTTTACTCTTTATATTTTATTGGACTATTTAAGTCTTTAGAATACACAACAGCACTTAATACTGGAACACTATTTACACTAGTTCCTCTACTTACTGCTATTTTTTCAATTTTTGTTTTTAAACAAAGAATACCTACAAAACAATATTTAGTTTACTTTTTAGGAATAGTTGGAACTTGTATTGTTGTTTTTAAAGGAGAGTTAGAACTATTTTTATCTCTATCTTTAAATAGAGGAGACTTCCTTTTTATTGCTTCAATTGTATGTATGGCTTTATATTCTGTTTGTGCAAAATATTTCCATAAAGAAGAGGATAAGTTAGTAGTATTAGTATTCTTAACTCTTGTGGGTGGAAGTATTTGGATGAGTATTGCTTTAATAGCTTTTGATATTCCTTTAGAGTGGAATAAAATAAATAGCTCGCAGTTTTTATCGATGGCTTATCTAAGTATTGCTGCTACTTTAGTAACTTCATATCTTTATCAAAAAGGAACTATTCATTTAGGTCCTAAGAAAGTGATGTCTTATGTCTATTTAAACCCAGCAGCTATTGCCATACTCTTAATGGTATTTGAGTTTAGATTTATAAATATTTGGATGGTATTAGGTATTGTAATCTCTTCTTTTGCTACAGTAATTTTATTAAGAAGTAAGAATTGA
- a CDS encoding Crp/Fnr family transcriptional regulator, translated as MKIDENEIFTSLKNTMDSYTKISETTWNDFKNICTIKEIKKNDYAFELYDKVDAISFVYKGLFRTFATNEHGEEYTKNFFWETRFYGPMVALLSNTQNTSSVQAIEDSIVVDINHTKYRELLAKYEDLKMYHILYLEKHWILQKDHNTYALVLEDAQVRYQRFLKEFEHILSRLSQHHIASYLGISPTHLSRIRKSLKSKK; from the coding sequence ATGAAAATAGATGAAAATGAGATTTTTACTTCATTGAAAAATACTATGGACTCTTATACTAAGATTTCAGAGACGACATGGAATGACTTTAAAAATATATGCACTATAAAAGAGATTAAGAAAAATGACTATGCCTTTGAACTATATGATAAAGTTGATGCTATCTCTTTTGTTTATAAAGGACTATTTAGAACTTTTGCTACAAATGAACATGGAGAAGAGTACACAAAAAACTTCTTTTGGGAGACTAGATTTTATGGTCCTATGGTTGCACTACTTTCAAATACTCAAAACACCTCATCAGTTCAAGCGATAGAAGACTCTATTGTTGTAGATATAAATCATACAAAATATAGAGAGCTTTTAGCAAAATATGAAGATTTAAAGATGTATCATATTTTATATTTAGAAAAACATTGGATACTACAAAAAGATCATAATACTTATGCCCTAGTTTTAGAAGATGCCCAAGTTAGATATCAAAGATTTTTAAAAGAGTTTGAGCATATTTTATCAAGACTATCTCAACACCATATTGCTTCATACTTAGGTATTTCACCTACTCATCTTAGTAGAATAAGAAAATCACTAAAGAGTAAAAAATGA
- a CDS encoding GyrI-like domain-containing protein, with protein MKVKYLEKFYVSGITTRTNNETELNEETAQIPALWDKYAEENIEGKTFNKAKSMAMYGVYNKYESDVNSDYDYTIGVEVTKPKNAITIEKDRYLVFTKNGEFPEVVIEAWKDVWDYFASEACEYERAYNYDFEKYAKEDEIEIYISIK; from the coding sequence ATGAAAGTAAAATATTTAGAAAAATTTTATGTATCAGGTATTACAACAAGAACAAACAATGAAACAGAACTAAACGAAGAAACTGCACAGATTCCAGCCTTATGGGATAAATATGCAGAGGAAAACATAGAAGGTAAAACTTTTAATAAAGCAAAGTCTATGGCTATGTATGGTGTTTATAATAAATATGAAAGTGATGTAAACTCTGATTATGATTATACTATAGGTGTAGAAGTTACAAAACCTAAAAATGCAATTACTATAGAAAAAGATAGATATTTAGTATTTACAAAAAATGGAGAGTTTCCAGAAGTTGTAATTGAAGCATGGAAAGATGTTTGGGATTATTTTGCTTCTGAAGCTTGTGAGTATGAAAGAGCATATAATTATGACTTTGAAAAATATGCAAAAGAAGATGAGATAGAGATTTATATCTCTATAAAATAA
- a CDS encoding YnfA family protein: protein MGLEFAIYFLAAFFEILGCYSFWMVFKLQKSSFWLFSGVISLILFAYLLTKVNLEFAGRAYAIYGGIYIISSLAWLFLVEKQVFNKWDIIGSLVVFAGICIILFGNQKVISSI, encoded by the coding sequence TTGGGTTTAGAGTTTGCAATATATTTTTTAGCAGCATTTTTTGAAATATTAGGGTGTTATAGTTTTTGGATGGTTTTTAAACTTCAAAAATCTTCTTTTTGGCTTTTTTCAGGTGTTATATCTTTAATTTTATTTGCTTATTTACTTACAAAGGTAAATTTAGAGTTTGCTGGAAGAGCTTATGCTATTTATGGAGGTATTTATATTATTTCTTCTTTGGCTTGGTTATTTTTAGTAGAAAAACAAGTTTTTAATAAATGGGATATTATAGGTTCTTTAGTTGTATTTGCAGGGATTTGTATTATTCTTTTTGGAAATCAAAAAGTTATAAGTAGTATATAA
- a CDS encoding aspartate/glutamate racemase family protein — MKTIGLLGGMSWESTALYYKQINEEVKKQLGGLHSAKVVIYSVDFDEIEKLQHEGKWDETAKILSEAAKNIQNASADFLVICTNTMHKVAPTIQEHIDIPILHIANATGKKLQEESIKRVGLLGTAFTMQQDFYKDTIQTNFDIEVIVPSEEDIKIVHKIIYEELCLGTIKESSKKEYLRIIDSLSSYGAQGVILGCTEIGMLVSQEDTNIKLFDTTYIHAIEAVNKALN, encoded by the coding sequence ATGAAAACTATAGGATTACTTGGTGGAATGAGTTGGGAAAGTACAGCTTTATACTATAAACAAATCAACGAAGAGGTAAAAAAACAACTTGGTGGATTACATAGTGCTAAAGTAGTCATCTATAGTGTAGATTTTGATGAGATAGAAAAACTTCAACACGAGGGGAAGTGGGATGAAACTGCAAAGATATTAAGCGAAGCTGCTAAAAATATCCAAAATGCAAGTGCTGACTTTTTAGTTATATGTACAAACACTATGCATAAAGTAGCTCCTACTATACAAGAACATATTGATATTCCTATTTTACATATTGCAAATGCAACAGGTAAAAAACTTCAAGAAGAGAGTATAAAAAGAGTTGGGCTTTTAGGTACTGCTTTTACTATGCAACAAGACTTCTATAAAGATACAATCCAAACTAACTTTGATATTGAAGTAATCGTGCCTTCAGAAGAAGATATAAAAATAGTTCATAAAATTATCTATGAAGAGTTATGTTTGGGTACAATAAAAGAGTCATCAAAAAAAGAGTATTTAAGAATTATAGACTCACTAAGTTCTTACGGGGCACAAGGAGTTATTTTAGGTTGTACAGAAATAGGAATGTTAGTATCTCAAGAAGATACAAATATAAAACTTTTTGATACAACTTATATACATGCAATTGAGGCTGTAAATAAAGCCCTTAATTAA
- a CDS encoding helix-turn-helix transcriptional regulator, with the protein MNKLMSENFSFFTYIQKEPQYKNEIILSSNSLILVTKGTKILHLENENINVDENHFLFLKSGSYLMSEVLDEYYEAMIFNYDDSVLLEFISKYNITFSKELIEEIDILKLKKTAELKILIGSTCDYMRNTAIQNDQLIKLKLEEAFLNILNSSLAKEFKGFLYSIYKNNSFKILFEKHFSYEDNILDLADELKMTPLAFRQKFKEVYNTTPKKWQVLKRLEKAKVLLENTSKNVSEVCIECGFDNLSWFIQAFKKQYNLTPKQIKNNKN; encoded by the coding sequence ATGAATAAACTTATGTCAGAAAACTTTTCTTTTTTTACTTATATACAAAAAGAGCCACAATATAAAAATGAAATTATCCTTTCTTCAAATAGTTTAATTTTAGTAACTAAGGGTACTAAGATATTGCATTTAGAAAATGAAAATATCAATGTGGATGAAAATCATTTTTTATTTTTAAAAAGTGGTTCATATCTTATGAGCGAAGTTTTAGATGAGTATTACGAAGCGATGATTTTCAATTATGATGATTCAGTATTGTTAGAGTTTATCTCTAAATATAATATCACTTTCTCAAAAGAGCTTATAGAAGAAATAGATATTTTAAAGTTAAAGAAAACAGCAGAGTTAAAAATACTTATTGGTTCAACTTGTGACTATATGAGAAATACAGCAATACAAAATGACCAACTAATAAAACTAAAATTAGAAGAGGCTTTTTTAAATATTTTGAATAGTTCTCTTGCAAAAGAGTTTAAAGGTTTTTTATACTCTATTTATAAAAACAACTCTTTTAAAATTCTTTTTGAAAAACACTTCTCTTATGAAGATAATATCTTAGATTTAGCAGATGAGTTAAAAATGACTCCTTTAGCTTTTAGGCAGAAATTTAAAGAAGTTTATAATACAACTCCTAAAAAATGGCAAGTTCTAAAGAGACTAGAAAAAGCAAAAGTACTTTTAGAAAATACATCTAAAAATGTAAGTGAAGTTTGTATTGAGTGTGGCTTTGATAACTTATCATGGTTTATACAAGCTTTCAAAAAACAATACAATTTAACTCCAAAACAAATAAAAAACAACAAAAATTAG
- a CDS encoding ORF6N domain-containing protein gives MENLPTNFIENKIYEIRGLKVMLDSDLASLYEVETKRINEAVKNNPEKFPKDFYFELTKEEFEVLRSKFSTTKFSKTRTLPKVFTEQGVYMLATVLKSKVATDVTINILRTFTKLREFAITYKDIVIELKNLREDLKLNKNQTTQNTKHIKTAFELLSQILEDTKSTEEKVMGFKVERK, from the coding sequence ATGGAAAACCTACCAACTAATTTTATAGAAAATAAGATATATGAGATAAGAGGTTTAAAAGTGATGTTAGATAGTGATTTGGCTTCACTTTATGAAGTTGAAACTAAAAGAATAAATGAAGCTGTTAAAAACAACCCTGAAAAATTTCCAAAAGATTTTTATTTTGAATTGACAAAAGAAGAATTTGAAGTTTTGCGGTCGAAATTTTCGACCACAAAATTTTCCAAAACAAGAACTTTACCAAAAGTTTTTACTGAACAGGGTGTTTATATGTTAGCAACTGTACTGAAAAGTAAAGTTGCCACAGATGTAACTATAAACATCTTGCGTACCTTTACAAAGCTTAGAGAGTTTGCAATAACTTACAAAGATATAGTAATTGAGTTAAAAAATCTAAGAGAAGATTTGAAACTAAATAAAAATCAAACAACTCAAAATACTAAACATATTAAAACAGCCTTTGAATTACTTTCTCAAATACTTGAAGATACAAAAAGTACAGAAGAAAAGGTTATGGGCTTTAAGGTTGAAAGAAAATAA
- a CDS encoding AraC family transcriptional regulator, producing MTKHSIMKEIAFNEHKLIFKHINKKHSFAKHIHEDNYMVGLCIEGKGIFSMDNKENEVKEKMLFIVPPNTVHACNSYNVDGKWSFLTCFIPKEFFESIASSICSKSNYTFKEYFIKDEMLFEYLEELIKTTLHSEKLVSEEIINFISLLCEKYMTYKEKIKTIENEKFELLFKYLKEESYELKKLNFYKMAEVVQMNPYYFHRTFSKTIGLTPQSFINFLRVSKATKLLKEHESLASIAQECGFYDQAHFTKEFKKYHGITPTNFKNIS from the coding sequence ATGACAAAACACTCTATTATGAAAGAGATAGCTTTCAATGAACATAAACTTATCTTTAAACATATAAATAAAAAACACTCCTTTGCTAAACATATACATGAAGATAACTATATGGTTGGACTTTGTATAGAAGGTAAAGGAATATTTTCAATGGACAATAAAGAAAACGAAGTAAAAGAGAAAATGCTTTTTATTGTACCACCTAATACTGTTCATGCTTGTAACTCTTATAATGTTGATGGAAAATGGAGCTTTTTAACTTGTTTCATTCCAAAGGAGTTTTTTGAAAGTATTGCTAGTAGTATTTGCTCTAAAAGTAACTATACTTTTAAAGAGTATTTCATAAAAGATGAGATGTTATTTGAGTATTTAGAAGAGCTTATAAAAACAACTTTACACTCTGAAAAACTAGTTTCAGAAGAGATAATAAACTTTATATCGTTACTTTGTGAAAAGTATATGACATATAAAGAAAAAATCAAAACAATAGAAAATGAAAAGTTTGAACTACTATTTAAATATCTAAAAGAAGAGAGTTATGAACTAAAAAAGTTAAACTTTTACAAAATGGCTGAGGTTGTGCAAATGAACCCTTACTATTTTCATAGAACCTTTTCTAAAACAATTGGTCTTACACCACAAAGTTTTATAAACTTTTTAAGAGTTTCAAAGGCAACCAAACTTTTAAAAGAGCATGAGTCTTTAGCTTCTATTGCACAGGAGTGTGGGTTTTATGACCAAGCACACTTTACAAAAGAGTTTAAAAAATATCATGGAATCACACCAACAAATTTTAAAAATATTTCTTAA